Proteins encoded within one genomic window of Aspergillus nidulans FGSC A4 chromosome VII:
- a CDS encoding protein gcpD (transcript_id=CADANIAT00008855), with product MLHEILLSLSGQQSSLFSFQTEEDAVSEESFPLLSPPEKALLASLARLSRLHARLQAHTALICSTHASVICRAVSTAIRSHHLGAFQKKILEVEKAILVEDSGYVGGYGIVPLATVVGEFAPWTRRLEWLWEVVRFILPTEKKKHTQSCTGAGLIDHLRRESHTGYIDIEEIVLDLIGAAETAWMRQLSTWLLYGNLPILGKGDFFIQEADTKENEGPVSTVQFTIHTQLIPQFVSSHTAASILFIGKTLNLMRAKRSPTGHTPDGLLTSPVTLQSEHISHLAGLKSPISASELSNTVDSIRTSLSQSTLSKLLPLPKILEILSLLHNFLLLQRGEFATALVLHADARLRERQRGPESSSARHVSNSVDGLAIKEGDVATTLTKTWAELYSLQNEEDPVDDELDLARELVRLSLKPRDHGQNPGFSGAAAADPVAETSNTPFDDLLFPTSTSLSVHVRPPLDLFLSAADISIYSKMHSYLLGIRRAQIRLGDLWKHSPLRRSHPSPWGPPRSNSRFGQSRLQMGRQRENARTSKMRAIWATGSASLFVLSEIGSYFQGEVINESWQHFRDWIEAGVSDSPPSTSRPGTATSSKARRIGLATNEQSEDEPGAAPRRHDPEALTAAHRQYLYSLVQSLFLNDTPFTKALRDLLARIDHFIALVIRLEIIQRNMDLESDEGVVDALVDYASEERGVWNALRAARADTERGINEVIARLQDIDDSRTQEGRMMFQPTANTTGSWMVGHMNGCSFRPRKAAGVDRLLMKLDFGTARN from the coding sequence ATGCTCCATGAAATCCTCCTATCGCTCTCCGGTCAGCAGTCGTCTCTCTTTAGCTTCCAaacagaggaagatgccgtCTCTGAGGAATCTTTTCCGCTCCTTTCGCCCCCAGAAAAAGCCCTCCTTGCCTCTCTCGCCCGTCTGAGCCGTCTCCATGCCCGGCTTCAAGCTCATACGGCTTTGATTTGTTCCACCCATGCCTCTGTCATCTGCCGTGCCGTTTCCACTGCGATCCGAAGTCACCATCTGGGGGCGTTCCAAAAGAAGATACTAGAAGTGGAGAAGGCCATTTTGGTTGAGGATAGTGGTTATGTTGGGGGTTACGGAATAGTCCCGTTAGCGACGGTTGTCGGCGAGTTCGCTCCGTGGACACGACGGTTGGAATGGCTATGGGAGGTTGTGCGCTTCATATTACcgactgagaagaagaaacacACTCAAAGCTGCACAGGCGCTGGCTTGATTGATCATCTTCGGAGGGAGTCGCACACCGGATATATCGACATCGAGGAGATAGTACTTGATCTGATCGGGGCTGCGGAAACCGCATGGATGAGGCAGCTGTCTACATGGCTGCTATACGGCAACCTTCCTATTCTTGGGAAGGGTGATTTTTTCATTCAAGAAGCCGACACaaaagagaatgaaggacCTGTTTCAACCGTTCAGTTTACCATCCATACACAGCTAATTCCTCAATTTGTCTCCTCACATACCGCAGCGTCGATTTTGTTCATAGGCAAAACCCTGAACCTTATGCGTGCTAAAAGGAGTCCTACCGGACATACACCGGACGGACTTTTAACATCACCGGTTACACTACAGAGCGAACACATCAGTCATCTCGCTGGATTGAAGTCACCCATATCCGCCTCGGAGTTGTCTAACACCGTTGACTCCATCAGAACATCCCTGTCGCAGAGCACTCTCTCCAAGCTACTCCCTCTTCCTAAAATTCTGGAaatcctttctctcctgcacAACTTTTTACTTTTACAACGTGGTGAATTTGCTACGGCCCTTGTATTGCATGCCGATGCCCGGTTACGGGAACGCCAACGAGGTCCAGAGTCATCTAGTGCGAGGCATGTATCGAATAGTGTCGACGGCCTCGCTATCAAGGAGGGTGACGTGGCGACCACGCTAACCAAGACTTGGGCGGAGTTGTACTCTTTACAGAACGAAGAAGACCccgtcgatgatgagctaGATCTTGCCAGGGAGCTTGTTCGGCTATCTCTCAAGCCCAGAGACCACGGACAGAACCCAGGGTTCTCaggcgccgctgctgccgaCCCAGTAGCGGAAACCTCCAATACCCCATTTGacgatcttctctttcctaCCTCGACTTCACTTTCAGTGCACGTGCGCCCTCCTCTAGACCTCTTCCTTTCAGCGGCCGACATCTCAATCTACTCGAAAATGCACTCGTATCTGCTGGGCATCAGACGAGCCCAAATTCGCTTGGGAGACCTCTGGAAACACTCACCACTACGTCGCAGTCACCCATCGCCCTGGGGTCCACCCCGGAGTAATAGCCGATTTGGGCAGAGTAGACTCCAGATGGGCCGGCAACGCGAAAACGCAAGGACTAGCAAGATGAGGGCCATCTGGGCGACAGGCAGCGCGTCCCTGTTTGTGCTATCGGAAATAGGGAGTTATTTCCAAGGAGAAGTCATCAATGAATCATGGCAGCATTTTAGAGACTGGATAGAAGCAGGGGTGTCTGATAGTCCCCCGTCGACCTCGCGACCAGGAACTGCAACCTCTTCGAAGGCACGACGAATCGGGCTTGCAACGAACGAGCAATCTGAGGACGAGCCAGGCGCCGCCCCCAGACGGCACGACCCAGAAGCCCTCACAGCTGCCCATCGACAGTACCTATATTCCCTGGTACAGTCACTCTTTCTCAACGACACACCTTTCACCaaagctcttcgagatcTGCTGGCCAGAATCGATCATTTCATCGCTCTTGTGATCCGATTGGAGATTATTCAGCGCAATATGGATTTGGAGTCCGACGAGGGCGTGGTTGATGCATTGGTAGACTACGCAAGCGAGGAGCGCGGTGTATGGAACGCACTTCGAGCGGCACGAGCAGACACCGAAAGAGGAATCAACGAGGTCATTGCACGCTTACAGGATATCGACGACAGTCGGACACAGGAGGGGCGGATGATGTTCCAACCGACAGCGAACACCACAGGGAGCTGGATGGTCGGTCATATGAACGGCTGCTCGTTTAGGCCGCGCAAGGCTGCAGGAGTCGACCGATTGCTGATGAAACTGGACTTCGGGACAGCGCGAAATTAG
- a CDS encoding uncharacterized protein (transcript_id=CADANIAT00008858) has translation MPPTGTLHRSDRARGDGPQKKVDDLVRRYRRRSSPSSVLLEILNDPEYYAVIVGALRRQASLSKCRSQEFEDCQVTIYDRALLILSNYGESATDPGALELYITEFLGVVPIAPVADGIKAVSRLVDLQHVLSKVTATHGEREEGTAAAVPGQEFKREREGSSSPFNIDVEYSRHFPDSPAYDQDNPIPTTTLSTIGQACKPDVRVARLLDVYHQAKEDYFNTKAREGVDSLSAVRFLRDSAENTLRYLHANGMSDSFYVPDLEQTFAIARDKTAQLLGGRKRHFDEGPDTWAKGHRVENNRGKKHTESKGNKRARRIIDSYRPQVGR, from the exons ATGCCCCCAACTGGCACCCTCCATCGCAGTGACCGTGCCAGAGGTGACGGTCCGCAAAAGAAAGTCGACGACCTGGTCCGCAGGTACCGTAGGCGCAGCAGTCCCAGCTCCGTTCTGCTTGAAATTCTCAACGACCCGGAATATTACGCCGTTATCGTGGGTGCTCTGCGCCGCCAGGCCTCGCTTTCTAAGTGCCGCTCGCAGGAGTTCGAGGATTGCCAGGTGACAATCTATGATAGAGCGCTGCTCATCCTTTCAAACTACGGAGAGAGTGCAACTGACCCTGGCGCCCTGGAGCTTTACATAACTGAATTTCTTGGAGTTGTCCCAATTGCACCCGTCGCggatggcataaaggctGTCTCCAGACTCGTCGACCTACAGCATGTTTTGAGCAAGG TGACGGCAACCCACGgagagagggaagaaggtACCGCAGCCGCCGTCCCCGGCCAGGAATTCAAGCGAGAGCGCGAAGGATCCTCTTCCCCCTTCAACATCGATGTCGAGTACTCACGCCACTTCCCCGATTCGCCTGCTTACGATCAGGACAACCCCATACCTACCACAACCCTCAGCACGATAGGACAAGCGTGCAAGCCTGATGTCCGCGTGGCGCGTCTTTTAGATGTCTACCATCAGGCCAAGGAGGACTACTTTAACACAAAAGCGAGAGAAGGGGTAGACAGTCTCAGCGCCGTCCGCTTCCTCCGCGACTCGGCTGAGAACACTCTTCGCTACCTTCATGCCAACGGCATGTCTGACAGCTTCTATGTTCCTGACCTAGAACAGACCTTCGCCATTGCAAGGGACAAGACAGCCCAGCTTCTAGGGGGTCGTAAGCGCCATTTTGACGAGGGCCCAGACACTTGGGCTAAAGGTCATCGAGTTGAGAATAACAGGGGAAAGAAGCATACTGAGAGCAAAGGCAATAAGCGAGCTCGTCGCATTATTGACTCCTACCGTCCCCAGGTTGGTCGCTGA
- a CDS encoding putative short chain dehydrogenase/oxidoreductase (transcript_id=CADANIAT00008856), whose amino-acid sequence MRSTLSRTPPLVASLSARPSMSISASASVSSSWSRVRSPYAVSRFTYKTTTKQQTPQETNHIQARAPDIKNLSSKPRFREFDLEGRVYAITGGGRGLGLAMAEALLEAGAKVYCLDRLQTPHPDFEAARSHAESAYGGSLHYHRIDVRNAAETNSIFAKIASENSRLDGLIAAAGINHLEPALSHSPEKLHEVMDINYNGVFHSATAAARQMFNYQQKGSILLVASMSGLIANKGMTSPVYNSSKAAVVQLARNLAMEWGRHGIRVNSLCPGHIVTPMVEMVFQKEPAARAVWEAENMLGRLATPEEFRGAALFALSDASSFMTGSTMLIDGGHTAW is encoded by the exons ATGCGCAGCACACTTTCCCGCACCCCCCCACTAGTCGCGTCGCTCTCAGCCCGACCTTCtatgtcaatatcagcatcaGCGTCAGTGTCATCTTCATGGTCTCGCGTTCGCTCTCCCTACGCTGTCTCCCGCTTCACCTACAAAACAACAACAAAACAACAGACACCACAAGAGACCAACCACATCCAAGCGCGTGCACCCGACATCAAGAACCTAAGCTCTAAGCCGCGGTTCCGCGAATTCGACCTCGAAGGCCGCGTCTACGCCATCACCGGGGGCGGACGGGGTCTCGGTCTCGCTATGGCCGAAGCGCTCCTCGAAGCCGGAGCTAAAG TATATTGCCTCGACCGTCTCCAAACCCCACACCCAGACTTTGAGGCCGCCAGATCTCATGCTGAATCGGCCTACGGCGGCAGCCTACACTACCACCGCATTGACGTGCGCAACGCTGCTGAAACAAACAGCATCTTTGCAAAGATCGCCTCTGAGAACTCGCGCCTCGACGGTctcatcgccgccgcagGCATAAACCATCTGGAACCCGCTCTCTCGCACAGCCCCGAGAAACTCCACGAGGTCATGGACATCAATTATAACGGCGTCTTTCATAGTGCCACTGCCGCTGCGCGTCAGATGTTCAACTACCAGCAAAAGGGTTCCATCCTGCTCGTGGCTTCCATGTCTGGCCTTATCGCCAACAAGGGGATGACGAGTCCCGTTTACAACTCGAGTAAGGCGGCAGTTGTGCAGCTTGCTCGCAATTTGGCAATGGAGTGGGGGAGGCATGGCATTCGGGTGAACTCCTTGTGTCCTGGGCACATTGTCACGCCGATGGTTGAGATGGTCTTCCAGAAGGAGCCGGCCGCGAGGGCAGTTTGGGAGGCTGAGAATATGCTGGGACGACTGGCGACGCCCGAGGAGTTTAGAGGCGCGGCACTATTTGCGTTGAGTGATGCCTCGAGCTTTATGACAGGGAGTACAATGCTGATTGATGGGGGGCATACGGCTTGGTGA
- a CDS encoding GILT family protein (transcript_id=CADANIAT00008859), whose translation MMEKQAGDLDRRDHFPLSTVPSTRQRRRVFPRLIGLLGVISCLWLTLHWLPIHQLTLRIPSCRHHTRPATGGHLFDGEKIATDPAPADSERVPFEAHIMSKCPDARDCIRELIVPTMEKISDKVNFELSFIATVSNKSSDVECMHGPGECIGDMLMLCAANIPFRPEDGPAQDRTPTVRYLGFATCLISSYQDIPDRTLVEQCALEHGIDFDALNDCVSQQDDNPNKSTHDGPLSGVRLLRESARHSAELGVKTSCTVRLDDTIWCVRDGGIWKDCAKDGEGSKVPVLVDEIEELWEQRN comes from the exons ATGATGGAGAAGCAGGCAGGGGATCTAGATCGCAGAGACCACTTCCCTCTCTCTACCGTTCCGAGCACCCGTCAGCGCCGTCGCGTTTTCCCCCGACTGATCGGCCTCCTCGGGGTCATTTCATGCCTTTGGCTGACTCTCCACtggctccccatccaccaACTTACGCTCAGGATACCGTCATGTCGTCATCATACTCGACCTGCGACTGGCGGGCACTTGTTCGATGGCGAGAAGATCGCTACAGATCCGGCACCTGCGGACTCCGAACGGGTACCATTCGAGGCTCATATTATGAGTAAATGTCCTGATGCGCGGGACTGCATACGGGAGCTCATTGTGCCGACTATGGAGAAGATTAGCGACAAGGTGAACTTTGAGCTTTCATTCATCGCAAC TGTATCGAATAAATCTTCGGATGTTGAGTGCATGCACGGTCCCGGAGAGTGTATTGGCGATATGCTTATGCTCTGCGCTGCGAATATCCCCTTTAGACCAGAGGACGGCCCCGCTCAGGACCGGACACCCACCGTTAGATATCTTGGGTTTGCGACCTGCCTCATCAGCTCGTACCAAGATATCCCAGACAGGACGCTGGTCGAACAATGCGCGTTGGAACACGGTATCGACTTTGATGCTCTAAATGACTGCGTCAGCCAGCAAGATGACAACCCCAACAAATCCACTCATGACGGTCCGTTGAGCGGTGTTCGCCTCCTACGGGAGAGCGCTCGTCATAGCGCGGAGCTCGGTGTGAAGACGAGTTGCACCGTTCGTCTCGATGACACCATATGGTGTGTCCGAGATGGCGGGATCTGGAAGGACTGCGCGAAGGATGGCGAGGGCAGTAAAGTGCCGGTATTAGTCGACGAAATTGAGGAGCTCTGGGAACAGAGAAACTGA
- a CDS encoding ankyrin repeat domain-containing protein (transcript_id=CADANIAT00008860), with protein sequence MYKQPHPPQQSTPRGWTKVSLSDWLSNWQKQDPALRRAHVARLVDTLSAPDNSPHVQQAMKEQAFQTLEMLSKSDPAAYDQWLPIAIRRRQRQFEKILAERQERSVEETHARETGHQPPRDRQQMAALGQGFHYEDIPLIDPTDLAFITENPQFLGPPPVYYNAFESACRKGCLATVQSTLSSETCTSTPAFLHHGLCLALKAGNPDVARYLLASGAPIIRRTPEHVLSSPLEAQIPLFELLFEHGWATNTPGMYGAVLLPSIMNNHTLLEWFLAHGADPNLGQQQEHCFGDSITNSCSALEKAVYRGDVEAVRMLLDAGAVIHNGFPLHAAAGARPPDWNPRNGYQTLSKDFDRSRIPVMALLVERGADVNQYQGPQRGNQVSNYAIVEAVMAGAVERVRWLLENGADPTVRGSWGSAAECVAKIGSQEMKLAVEAGLASRKWVDK encoded by the exons ATGTAcaaacaacctcatcctccacaacaGTCCACGCCTCGGGGATGGACCAAAGTTTCATTGTCTGATTGGCTGTCAAACTGGCAAAAGCAGGATCCAGCGTTGAGACGAGCCCATGTCGCCAGGCTTGTTGATACTCTATCAGCGCCTGACAATTCACCGCATGTTCAGCAGGCCATGAAGGAGCAGGCTTTTCAGACGCTTGAAATGTTATCAAAGTCAGATCCGGCGGCGTATGACCAATGGCTGCCTATTGCAATCCGTCGGCGCCAGCGGCAATTCGAAAAGATCCTAGCGGAGAGGCAGGAAAGATCCGTCGAAGAAACTCATGCACGGGAGACTGGGCATCAGCCTCCCCGGGATCGGCAACAGATGGCTGCATTGGGCCAGGGCTTCCATTATGAAGATATTCCTCTCATAGATCCAACTGACCTAGCCTTTATCACTGAGAACCCCCAGTTTCTCGGGCCACCACCTGTCTACTACAACGCCTTCGAATCCGCCTGCCGTAAGGGTTGTCTTGCGACCGTACAGTCCACCCTATCCTCTGAAACCTGCACATCTACTCCTGCTTTTCTCCATCATGGTCTTTGCCTTGCTTTGAAAGCAGGCAACCCTGACGTTGCGCGCTATCTTTTGGCTTCCGGTGCTCCTATTATTCGGAGAACGCCGGAACATGTTCTCTCCTCCCCGTTAGAAGCGCAGATCCCACTCTTTGAGCTTCTCTTCGAGCATGGGTGGGCAACGAACACTCCTG GCATGTATGGCGCTGTCCTACTACCGTCTATCATGAATAACCACACCCTTCTCGAGTGGTTTCTGGCCCATGGAGCAGACCCTAATTTgggccagcagcaggaacaTTGTTTCGGTGACTCCATTACTAACTCGTGCAGCGCACTTGAGAAAGCGGTTTATCGAGGAGATGTTGAGGCTGTGCGTATGCTCCTGGACGCCGGCGCCGTAATCCACAACGGCTTCCCTCTGCAtgcagctgctggagccCGTCCTCCCGATTGGAATCCACGTAATGGCTATCAAACCCTTAGCAAGGACTTCGACAGAAGTAGGATTCCGGTCATGGCGTTACTTGTAGAACGCGGAGCCGATGTCAATCAATATCAAGGGCCCCAGAGGGGAAACCAAGTGTCCAATTATGCCATTGTTGAGGCTGTCATGGCGGGTGCAGTAGAGCGAGTTAGGTGGCTCCTCGAAAATGGAGCAGATCCCACAGTGAGGGGGTCTTGGGGGAGCGCCGCAGAGTGTGTGGCCAAGATAGGTAGCCAAGAGATGAAGTTGGCGGTTGAGGCAGGCTTAGCTTCGAGAAAGTGGGTGGACAAATGA
- a CDS encoding protein xprF (transcript_id=CADANIAT00008862): MASVDPAHSRLHTVEEHVIIHDDPIDDDEEHEEDDAEMDPSVRACLEHQRKVDEFLSPLCLDEAVLYKLARRLSSVYRKLALESDQQFLPTPVSKLPSGLETGRYLAIDVGGSNLRVAFIELLGDTADPDMARTSASERPLKKAQTQRVKRTLEKAWPIQEHLKMDKAEDLFAWIGDCIAEVVAESLSSDATKNAVPEELEMGITFSFPMMQESLAEATLMPMGKGFAITSDLNLRNILLSGYERHTRRPDDEDQPSTKRRKLYALPKLKISAITNDAVATLASLAYAVKSLPNSRVAMGLIVGTGCNATIPMKLSALHEDKVKHVRRSDPETSGIIVNTEWTIYGVLPPLKELNIITKWDAELDASSARPGFQPFEYMTGGRYIGELIRLIFTDYLINVAGVSTAALPATLTQGYALTTSYISDKVARARSDEELTDELAHSLPPPSDTWQWDATSAGVLRTVARTVQRRSAGLVAAAVVGLLACAGEIELRLDSPQGSPQDSHAASPERDSITTLSAQLKSEGSASNGFRGPIVPIISPTPADWQSGPEELVVACTGGIIQHYPNFKEMCQQTIDRLIMRTGPQKSGKSVFLREASDGGVIGAGVLAGMVGNR, encoded by the exons ATGGCTTCGGTGGATCCAGCGCATTCAAGGCTGCACACCGTGGAAGAGCATGTGATTATTCATGATGACCCgattgatgacgatgaggagcatgaggaggatgatgcgGAGATGGACCCTTCCGTAAGGGCGTGCTTGGAACACCAGCGCAAAGTTGACGAGTTCTTGTCTCCGCTTTGTCTTGATGAAGCCGTCCTATATAAGCTGGCCCGCCGACTGTCAAGCGTATACCGAAAGCTAGCCTTAGAATCAGACCAGCAGTTCCTCCCAACCCCCGTTTCGAAGCTACCCAGCGGCCTGGAGACTGGCCGCTACCTAGCCATTGATGTCGGTGGAAGTAATCTACGAGTTGCCTTTATTGAACTACTCGGCGATACGGCAGATCCGGATATGGCTCGCACATCCGCGTCTGAGCGGCCACTCAAGAAGGCACAGACACAGCGCGTGAAGAGGACCCTTGAGAAGGCATGGCCAATCCAGGAACATCTGAAGATGGACAAAGCAGAGGACCTTTTTGCGTGGATCGGAGATTGTATTGCGGAGGTAGTGGCTGAGAGCCTAAGTTCGGATGCGACAAAAAATGCGGTccctgaagagctggagatggGCATCACTTTCAGTTTCCCGATGAT GCAAGAATCTCTTGCCGAAGCTACACTCATGCCGATGGGCAAAGGGTTCGCCATTACGTCGGATCTCAATCTTCGAAATATACTACTCAGTGGTTACGAAAGACACACAAGACGCCCTGATGATGAGGACCAGCCGTCAACGAAACGTCGGAAGCTTTATGCTTTGCCGAAGCTGAAGATTTCTGCCATTACCAACGACGCGGTAGCCACTCTCGCATCACTTGCATATGCGGTGAAATCTCTACCCAACAGCCGCGTTGCCATGGGTCTCATTGTAGGCACGGGGTGCAATGCCACAATACCAATGAAGCTCAGCGCCTTACATGAAGACAAGGTAAAGCATGTGAGGCGGAGCGATCCTGAAACCTCGGGTATAATAGTCAACACCGAATGGACGATATATGGTGTCTTGCCTCCACTTAAGGAGCTGAACATAATCACCAAATGGGATGCTGAGTTGGATGCAAGCAGTGCACGCCCGGGCTTCCAACCGTTCGAGTATATGACGGGCGGTAGATATATTGGGGAACTCATCCGGCTTATTTTTACTGACTACTTGATCAACGTTGCTGGAGTGTCCACGGCTGCATTACCTGCAACACTTACTCAGGGATACGCCTTGACGACATCTTACATATCGGACAAGGTTGCGCGTGCCCGCTCAGACGAGGAACTCACAGATGAGCTGGCTCACTCATTACCTCCACCAAGTGATACGTGGCAGTGGGATGCTACATCTGCAGGAGTCTTACGAACAGTTGCCCGAACTGTACAAAGGCGATCTGCAGGGTTGGTAGCTGCTGCAGTCGTCGGTCTATTAGCATGCGCAGGAGAGATAGAATTAAGGTTGGACAGCCCTCAAGGCTCACCGCAAGACTCGCATGCTGCTTCGCCTGAGCGCGACAGCATCACGACCCTTTCCGCTCAGCTCAAATCTGAGGGGTCGGCTTCAAATGGATTCCGGGGGCCGATAGTTCCTATAATTTCGCCTACACCTGCGGATTGGCAGTCTGGTCCAGAGGAGCTTGTCGTCGCCTGCACTGGTGGCATAATCCAGCACTACCCCAACTTCAAAGAGATGTGCCAGCAGACTATCGACCGGCTTATTATGCGTACTGGGCCTCAGAAGAGCGGGAAGTCGGTCTTTTTGCGTGAAGCATCAGATGGCGGTGTTATTGGCGCCGGTGTTCTCGCAGGGATGGTCGGAAATCGTTGA
- a CDS encoding uncharacterized protein (transcript_id=CADANIAT00008861), with amino-acid sequence MQEARARGEGKSSSAWERTRATRPAPLTGQPATIPTIRRTKERIGQQKESNEVERGRGGPG; translated from the exons ATGCAGGAAGCCAGAGCgcgcggagaaggaaagTCCAGTTCGGCCTGGGAGAGAACAAGGGCAACCCGCCCTGCACCTCTCACA GGCCAGCCAGCGACCATCCCCACCATTCGGAGGACGAAAGAGAGGATAGGGcagcaaaaagaaagcaacGAAGTGGAAAGAGGCCGCGGAGGCCCTGGTtga
- a CDS encoding uncharacterized protein (transcript_id=CADANIAT00008863), which produces MRIKALSKSWSPSIPARSISSTSQLYSESRTNKTASEGEQSKEASKLHPTSEPRQTRPEAKTVAQADEELRQRLEEMSGEGGAAGLEYEDGKPQTMKRSVRNNMFRYI; this is translated from the exons ATGAGGATAAAAGCCTTATCGAAATCCTGGTCACCATCTATCCCTGCAAGATCTATATCTTCAACATCCCAGCTGTACTCTGAATCCAGGACAA ATAAAACGGCGTCGGAAGGCGAACAGTCAAAGGAAGCATCGAAGCTGCATCCTACATCGGAACCCCGTCAAACGCGACCAGAAGCCAAAACTGTCgctcaagcagatgaagagctACGCCAACGGCTCGAGGAGATGTCCGGCGAAGGTGGCGCGGCAGGCTTAGAGTATGAGGATGGCAAGCCTCAAACTATGAAGCGAAGTGTTCGAAACAATATGTTCCGTTACATATAA
- a CDS encoding putative MFS transporter (transcript_id=CADANIAT00008857), giving the protein MASFRSLAGPASISSTSNDQYTPVSDGSVDEQSRRGRNSSLKLQTDFGTVPDRFSEDDADEYNYNDEAQPKFYRPRLPKYTAVEEQQVVKKFDRRLVPFLALLYLLSFLDRSNIGNAKIAGLEEDLNLSSSQYEWLLTAFYITYILFEWMTLLYRVFPAHVYISLCVFGWGFVASLQSLATSFGTMVFLRAMLGITEAAFGPGVPFYLSLFYKREELAFRNALFISAAPLASSFASSLAWLIVKSSSDGPIAPWRTLFLVEGFPSVIVAVFAWYTIPDSPGTSAFLEPRQRMVAQLRMGNGAKPEHHGHGRRFNWGEVGKTLSDPKSYITAFMFFSCNVAFSSMPVFLPTILHDMGYTSQTSQALSAPPYLVAFITVLATAYLSDRSRSRSPYLITHALISAISYLAIALTGSFHASLSPSLHTAIRYICVYPATAGFFSAITLIITWSMDNRAAQEGKGASVAILNVIGQCGPLLGTRLYPAEDGPWYVRGMAVCAGFMAVVAILAAVLRGILKRANEKMAEGERGSDGTDREREVLILGSGGQRREVFTYIM; this is encoded by the exons ATGGCGTCTTTTCGATCCTTGGCTGGgccagcttccatctcatCAACATCGAATGACCAATATACCCCGGTGTCTGATGGATCGGTGGATGAGCAGTCAAGGCGTGGCCGAAATAGTTCGTTGAAGCTTCAGACTGATTTTGGCACCGTTCCAGATCGCTtttctgaagatgatgccGACGAGTACAATTACAACGACGAGGCGCAGCCGAAATTCTATCGTCCCCGCCTGCCGAAGTATACAGCTGTAGAGGAGCAGCAGGTAGTAAAGAAGTTTGACCGCAGGCTCGTCCCATTCCTCGCCCTTCTTTATCTGCTGTCTTTCCTAGACCGTTCAA ATATCGGAAACGCAAAGATTGccggtcttgaagaagacctgAATCTATCTTCATCACAGTATGAATGGCTCTTGACGGCGTTCTATATCACCTACATTCTTTTTGAGTGGATGACCCTGCTATACCGCGTATTTCCCGCACATGTCTATATATCGCTCTGTGTTTTTGGATGGGGCTTCGTAGCGTCCCTGCAGTCGCTCGCAACGTCCTTTGGGACAATGGTGTTCCTGCGCGCCATGCTAGGGATCACAGAAGCAGCATTCGGTCCAGGCGTTCCATTTTATCTGTCTCTATTCTACAAGCGCGAGGAGCTCGCCTTTCGAAACGCATTGTTCATTTCCGCCGCCCCGCTGGCCTCGTCGTTCGCTAGCAGCCTGGCGTGGCTGATTGTGAAATCCAGTAGCGATGGGCCTATTGCACCATGGCGCACATTGTTTCTGGTGGAAGGATTCCCCAGCGTCATTGTCGCTGTTTTTGCCTGGTACACGATTCCTGACTCACCGGGAACTTCGGCGTTCCTTGAGCCCCGTCAACGGATGGTGGCTCAGCTGCGGATGGGAAACGGTGCCAAACCTGAgcatcatggccatggcaGGAGGTTCAACTGGGGTGAGGTTGGAAAGACTCTGTCTGATCCCAAGTCCTATATTACAGCT TTCATGTTTTTCAGCTGCAACGTTGCCTTCAGCTCTATGCCCGTCTTCCTGCCCACCATTTTGCATGA TATGGGCTATACCTCTCAAACCTCGCAAGCTCTCAGCGCCCCACCATACTTGGTTGCCTTCATCACTGTGCTCGCAACAGCCTACCTCTCCGaccgctcccgctcccgcaGCCCGTACCTAATAACACATGCCCTCATCTCGGCGATATCGTATCTGGCCATCGCGCTAACCGGTTCTTTCCATGCGTCCCTCTCACCCTCACTTCACACCGCAATCCGGTATATCTGCGTTTACCCCGCAACAGCAGGCTTCTTTTCGGCAATCACGCTGATCATTACATGGAGCATGGACAATCGTGCAGCGCAAGAGGGCAAAGGTGCGAGTGTGGCGATTCTCAATGTCATTGGACAATGCGGGCCATTGCTGGGCACGAGGCTCTAtcctgctgaagatggaCCTTGGTATGTCAGGGGAATGGCGGTCTGCGCGGGATTTATGGCTGTTGTTGCAATTCTCGCGGCGGTATTGAGGGGGATATTGAAGAGAGCAAACGAAAAGATGGCGGAGGGTGAGAGGGGGAGCGACGGGACAGATAGAGAGCGGGAGGTGCTGATCCTGGGGAGTGGAGGGCAAAGGAGGGAGGTGTTCACGTATATTATGTAA